ATTGGTTGGTGGATGAGAGGGTAGAACAATTACTGGTGATATCCATATTAGGCTTTGGCGGTTTGGGTAAGACAACCCTTGCAATGACAACATATCAAACAGTGAGTGCAACCTTCCAATGTCAAGCTTTTGTAACTGTATCCCAGAAATTTGATGTCAAAGCTCTCATAAGGGACATTATTCGACAAATTATTCAACCAGTAGAGCGAAATTGCCCAACATTCACAGAGGAACCACTGAAAGGCATGGAAGAATGGGATGCGGGACAACTTGCAAACATACTAAGGCAGTATCTAGAAGAGAAGAGGTATCTTATTGTTCTTGATGATGTGTGGACCATCTCAGCTTGGGAAGGTATTCGAGTTTTTCTGCCTAACTCGCGTACTGGAAGCAGAATTGTGGTTACCACAAGAAGTAAAACTGTAACGCAAGCCTGCTGCCTCCGTGAGCATGACAAAGCTTATGATATTGAGCCACTCACAGATAGTGAATCTAGAGAGTTATTTTTCAAGAGATTATTCGGTAACAGGGATAATTGCCCAACTGTCCTGACAGAAATTTCAGAGAAGATCTTGGGAAAATGTGGTGGTATACCCTTGGCCATTGTTAGTATTGCGGGTCTCTTGGCAAGCCGGTCCGTGCATAGTTCTGATCACTGGGAGAAGATTTATAATTCTCTTGGCACGGAGCTGGAAACCAGTCCCTGGCTGGCGAAATTGAAGAAAATTCTTGAGCTTAGTTATAATGACCTGCCTTACTATTTGAAAGCATGTTTCTTATATTTATGCAATTACCCCGAGGATCATAAGGTCAGAAGGAAAAGTGTAATGAGGCGGTGGATAGCAGAACGCTTTGTGACTGAAAAGCGTGGATTAAGTGCCTTAGAGGTGGCCGAGAATTATTTCAATGAATTGCTCAACAGGGGAATTGTTCATCCAGTTGACATGAGCTTTGATGGGAAAGTCAAGACTTTTCGAGTTCACGATTTAATGCTAGAGATCATTATTACAAAGTCAATGGAAGATAATTTCATCACTTTCATTGGCGAACAACATTCCTTAGCTCCGCAAGAGAAGATCAGGCGTCTGTCTTTTCATGGTGGAAGTAACAAATATATTGCCACAAGCAAAATGGTAAGCCATGTCCGATCATTGAGCATATTTGCTGATGGAGAGATATTACAGTTTGCTTGGATGAAACTGCTGAGGATATTGGACTTAGAAGGTTGTGAATTTGCCAGAAATGGAAATCTTGAAAATATATGTACACTGTTTCAGTTGGAATATCTCAGTGTCAGAAATACCTATGTCACTCAGCTCCCTCTTCAAATAGGGAACCTGAAGAAGTTGGAGACACTGGATGTCCGGGACACAGGCATAAAGCATTTGCCTCCTCACATTATCAAGCTGCCAAATTTATCAAACCTACTTGGATGGAGAAGAATTTATAACTACAGTGGTTTGTATCCTCTTTCCGAGTTTTGGGGGATGCACATCCCTGAGAAGCTTGGCAATTTAGAAATGCTTACAACCCTTGCGCAAATTGGGATCACAAACTCTAATTCTCATTCCATATCTGAACTGGGAAAGCTTTCGCAGTTGAAGAAGCTAGGAGTAATGATGTTTGTTGATGATGACATGAACTGGATATCTTTGATCAGTGCCATTGCAAATCTGAGCAGCCTCCAGTCTCTGCTGATTTGGCGACCTCATGGAGTAATGAATTTCAGGATTCTTGATACACTATCCAGGCCACCAATCTTTCTAAAGAGCATAAACTTCAGAGGTAAGTTGGGACAACTACCAAAATGGATTGGTTCGCTAGCGAACCTCACCGAGTTGACCCTTCGTGCCACTGAATTGGAATCTAATGACCACATGAAAATTCTCGCTTTGTTGCCAAGCCTACTCTATCTCAGGTTGCATCACAGTGCATACACCGGAACACACCTCGCGTTCTATGCATCAGAATTCACCAGTCTTACACTGCTCACCATTCATCTAGGTGTAAAGCAGGCATTGAACCTGAGGTTTGAGGAAGGCACAGCGCCTAAGCTCCATCGCCTAGAGCTATCTTTCTTTGAAGAAGCTTCCATCCAGCGGCCTTCAGGTATCAATTTTCTTTCAAATCTTCAGGAGGTCTTGATCCATGCTGATCGAGATGATAACTCAGCCGGTATGGTGCAGTATTTGATGGATGAAGCTAGCAGGAATCCTAACAAACCCACTGTCACTTTCAAGGCAAAACAATGGAAGCCAACTGGCACAAGGAGAGATCCACCCATAGATTACATGGGAAATACCTGGTTTTGATAATGCGGGCACTACTGTACAAGCGTGATCTGTATTCTGAACAGGATCCAGAATATTTGCAGTGTTATGGGGTATTCTCTCTAGGTAACTAACTGGCCTGTAGAATTGACATTCATATGGGTGCGGTCTCAGCTACCAATGTTGAGAAAATCGCTTATCGGGTTCAACTCGGTCGGCTGacgattagcgattaataggcaaatcggacgattaatcgggcgataaatgagttaatcggacgataaatgaatttatcggctaatcgatgaccactgaatagggattaatcgggcgattaatcgttgaatcggacgattttttgaacagtgccTATTCCTGACAAGATGGAGACATTTGGGTCATCAGCCTTGTGTTGGGTCTTTCTGGAAAATCTTTGAACGTTGTTTTGTACGTGAAACTAATCGCCGTACCCGCATTGCAAATTTGTAATCCATTAGTTATTTGGATGTGTGTTTACACGATATATACTTGACCAGGGTTGCTTGGAGAGTTGGAGTAGATCTTCAAGAGGACGTCAACGCTGGTTACATTGGCTGGGCTCCAGTGCCCTGCCTGCAATCAAGAGAAGCCATGGCCGCGCCATCTGGTCTTCAGCTTCTGGACTATTTTTTGTGCAATGAATCCTACTACATGACTTTACTTTTGCCTGCCATGCTGCTGAGTGTGGGTTGCCATGCTGCTGAGTGTGGGTCGATCAGTCGCCTGGCTGTGTTAAAATCCTCTCTAGTTGTCGTGTGTACCTCGCTTAGTTCAGTTTAGAAGTTTTGTTAAGCTTCCAGGTCCTGTTCCGCTGTTCCGATCGTCATTTGAGTTTGGCCTTTTATTTTCGATGAAGTTATATAAAAATATCTAAAATCTTCAGTAATGATCCGTAAAATATACTTTGCATTTGTATTGTTaggccatctccaacggggcgatgaATCGTGTCTGGGGCATTCGCGCACACGTACACATCGTGTTAGGGCATCTTCAATATGCGGCACGTTTGTGTCTACGCGGTCGCACCGAGCTCCGCTCGCTTCACCCGTGAGCCCACCTGGCAGCGATCCTGGCTCGATCGGTGCGAATTAAAGCAGAGCAACTGCCGGGAGGTCAActggcagcgaccctggctcGCTCGATCGGCGAATTAAAGCAGAGCAACTGCCGGGAGGTCAATCGCCGGAGTGGCAACCGCGCCGATCGACTCGCCAACCCTCGCACGACCATTCGCTTCCCCCATGGGATCGCCTGGCAGTGACCCTGGCTCGATCGGCGTGAATTAAAGCAGAGCAACTACCGGGAAGGTCAACCGTCGGAGTGGCAACCGCGCCGATCGTCCCGCCAACCGCCGaaatggagcgccgaaccgccgcggaagagcaaccgcaggCCTCTTCGTTATACGCGCTGACATTAATCCTGATGAATATAACCCCTGCGCATGCTGTAATTCACGTCCAACCGGCtgtcattcttcttcttcttcttcaacaccGGCTAGCCACCATGAGCAACCTGTCGTTGCCATCGGACACATATAGCTAGGGGAAACCGCCGGGATGGCGGCATTGGTGGGATAGGGCTACGACGCCTAGCAACCCTAGCTCCCCGCCGATGGAGGGCGAGGAAGAGgaaggccaggaggaggaggaggaggactccgacaccAGGTGGGCACGGCTGGAGGCGCTAGAGGCGGAGAACGACGCGGCGGTGGCAAGGAAGGAGACGAGGGCGCAGGCGCAGGTAGAGCCTCTTCATCCGTTCACCGACGAAGAGGAAGACCCCAATGACCAGTCGTCGGACTGGAACTCAAGCTCGTCGGACGCGTCGACCGGCCCTAACTCTTCGGAGGAGGAGGTGACAAGCAGGAGGCGCGTCAGTGAGGACGACGAGACGGGATcttctaacaagaaggccaagaATTAGTTTAAAATTTGTTTGTTTTCGGCGTTTGTTCTCAagtttgtatgttaaatatgtttgaactTGTTCGATTCGAGAAAGTATGGTATGATCACTACAACTTGTTTTCAGGTTTGTTCTCCATGttgtttcaaagattcatgggcATTAAAATTGCAGATGTTGTGAGCCTCCATGCATCTGGTTGGATTCTtgaaagaaggaaaagaagaagcagTCTCAAAATAAAACATTGGGGTCCCAAAATGTGTCGGACCGCTGGGtgccccccgacgcaaacggataaTTTACGCCCAGACGGCTCAAATGGATGCTCGTGGACAATTTAGGCGTCCGAAACGCCCCGTCGAcccattggagatgcccttagtacaCGAATGTACCCTCTACTATATCTCTACTATATTAAAAAGACGGAATGGTTTTGGTTCCTCCGGTCAAAGGTTTCGTCCTACATATTTTATCTAACCATTTTGCTCTTCCACCAAACCATCAACCAATGCATCAGCGCACCATAAATCATGGGATTACACATTTTTTGCTGACAAGAAATCAGGCAACAAGAATCATTTTAGGAATTACACACCATCGCCTCACCATGAGGCAACATGTATTTTAGGAAACAAGAATTATAGAAATACATGAAACATGAATTACAGGGCAAAATCCGAAAAGGGATAGATGCACCATAATTTCAGGGATTACACACCATGATCGCACCATCTGAAAAGAACATTACACACCATTTCTCTAAAAAGTTAAAGGAATATGAtacggggtggcttttggacacctcctcctcaagaccgtcaagccctcctcgtggcccaatgacacgagctcgagcccaagccatataccaagaggtgaattcgctcattTCCACATATGCATTTGATACTTCGTTGGATGGCATgcgacttcatgcaaataccctatgctcaatcaggtacatcgaccaagacacaagccatggagaccaagccgatagagagggagctggaaatgaagaagatggagtcccagcgctccagccggaacttccgcccccaggaccggaacttctggccagatgcctcccagatgccctccagcgcccaggaaagaggatccagccggaacttccaccaccagcgaccggaacttccggccactggaacttccgcccaagttcctctCTAGTTCCGAAATTGCGCCAAAACAACACTGGATGGTTCTGCAAGGAAAACGACCCTTTTCGGAACTagaccggaagttggccggaacttccgcccccaggaccggaacttccgcccagatgccgccaagatgttGTCCAGCCCCCAGTGAagggaatccagccggaacttccgcctgctcGACTTTCAGCACCAACaacacttttcagcatgtaacttaccccttctccccaccaactataaatagccttgttggctcagatctgagattaggctTCATGTAAGAGAAAACCCGAGCTTTTACTCCTCCCTATGGGAAACCCTTCTAGACCTAAAATCTAtgaagttatctactcttctaggtaGTTGATCTCTTTTATTCTAGGAACTCTAgtttttggatcttttgcttctTGCAATTCTATGTTTGCACCCTTTTCCTCTTTGGGTCTCTATCAATTGctattgccaatcttttgtgagggattctactcatTGGGGTCTTTTTATTGCAATtccattgggttggtgtatcgggccaacgaagaacaaccggttgtgtgtgtgtgtgtgcgttgtgtttgtatcttcgatccaccaCGCCTTCCacccgtgttcttcgcgttcctcCACCTTCCCCACGAATCCCAGCCAAATCCGTGAAGACCGTGCCTCCCctagggcttagcccttatcatatggtatcaagagctccttggttgccacggatttgatccCCACACTGtaaggattcgttgcatagaaaacaaaaaatttcctaccgcgagaacgcaatccaagccaagatgcaatctagaagacgggagcaacgaggggatgatcgagactcacccttgaagatttccaaagcctataagagtaggctcttattgctgcggtagacgatcacttgccgcttgcaaaagcgcgtagaagatcttgatcacggtgccacgatcgggcagcacctccgtactcggtcacacgttcggtgttgatgaagacgacgtccttctccccgttccagcgggcaacggaagtagtagctcctccttgaatccggcagcatgacggcgtggtggcggtggcgatggagaactccggcggagcttcgctaagcgttgcgggagaggaggaggtgtggggcggctagggtttcgaggagagggggtggctggcctcaaggggtgcggccagcttgtggctttgtggtggccggccccctcccctatgcccctcattatataggtggaacccccaagtgttggactacaagtctttgaataagaccccaacccaaaatcttccatgtagtagggaaacttaCCCAAggtgggaggggggggggggggggtggccggcccccgagGTGGAGTCCACCGTGGACTCCCCccgctagggttggccggcccgggggaggtggagtcccttcgggattcctccttccttagtgttttcttccgaacttttctagaaccttctagaaccttccataaaatcaccggatcattttcaaacttataaaatgacttcctatatatgaatcttattctccggaccattccggaactcctcatgatgctggatgcaattattaattttatgcTGGATGCAATCTTTATGCTAgatgtaatagtaatctttatgctggatgcaattattaattttacttttttggaaaatttaaaaaatataaaatccataatttatagcaaaaactaaaatcttcctgctttcatattttcatttggaattttgagaatctaaaaattggctaaccgggtaaaccccggtgaatccggatgtaactttttcccaggatttttttgatatattatacgtttttttccgacgtcgtatgcaaaagttattgcggttttaccatttttaaaactttttttgcaaaaaagtgaaaattcgaatttcttaatttctccgaatagtaggttgataacatacaagaatctgaaagcaattttttttttgaattttctatcattttcttttgtattttacaaaccaaaaaaaggcgatccacagggGGGGTGGTGCAGGGTGCGTGGGAGTTAAAAAAAACTCGAAAAAACCTTTaatcgcggttggggacaccaaccgcgactaaagggactccctttagtcgcggttggtgtccccaaccgggactaaaggtttttccgccggccgcatccctccatagccctttagtcccgcttggtgttaccaaccgcgactaaaggggtaccctttcgtctcggatggagcattagtcgcgggtcgcctcccgaaccgcgactaaagcctcctttagtcgcggttcgaatatttccgggactaatggaggtggacggaagcctctttttctactagtggacgTGCATGTGCATGTAATGGA
This region of Lolium perenne isolate Kyuss_39 chromosome 2, Kyuss_2.0, whole genome shotgun sequence genomic DNA includes:
- the LOC127332761 gene encoding disease resistance protein Pik-2-like isoform X2, whose amino-acid sequence is MERAIVSASAGAVNILLRKLGTMLIQEAQLLGGFRSEMQLMKDELESMTAFHQDVAERANSSKQFKIWMKQVREFAYDVEDCVDEFTHHLGSSTSGSGPAEFFHRCIFFLRTARVRRQIAKQIKELKVRATIISDRNSRYSGDHLISGAEGAFAAQPAVADTISLDVHIHAPFSEITDLVGIEGRQCNLVNWLVDERVEQLLVISILGFGGLGKTTLAMTTYQTVSATFQCQAFVTVSQKFDVKALIRDIIRQIIQPVERNCPTFTEEPLKGMEEWDAGQLANILRQYLEEKRYLIVLDDVWTISAWEGIRVFLPNSRTGSRIVVTTRSKTVTQACCLREHDKAYDIEPLTDSESRELFFKRLFGNRDNCPTVLTEISEKILGKCGGIPLAIVSIAGLLASRSVHSSDHWEKIYNSLGTELETSPWLAKLKKILELSYNDLPYYLKACFLYLCNYPEDHKVRRKSVMRRWIAERFVTEKRGLSALEVAENYFNELLNRGIVHPVDMSFDGKVKTFRVHDLMLEIIITKSMEDNFITFIGEQHSLAPQEKIRRLSFHGGSNKYIATSKMVSHVRSLSIFADGEILQFAWMKLLRILDLEGCEFARNGNLENICTLFQLEYLSVRNTYVTQLPLQIGNLKKLETLDVRDTGIKHLPPHIIKLPNLSNLLGWRRIYNYSGLYPLSEFWGMHIPEKLGNLEMLTTLAQIGITNSNSHSISELGKLSQLKKLGVMMFVDDDMNWISLISAIANLSSLQSLLIWRPHGVMNFRILDTLSRPPIFLKSINFRGKLGQLPKWIGSLANLTELTLRATELESNDHMKILALLPSLLYLRLHHSAYTGTHLAFYASEFTSLTLLTIHLGVKQALNLRFEEGTAPKLHRLELSFFEEASIQRPSVFDG
- the LOC127332761 gene encoding disease resistance protein Pik-2-like isoform X1 encodes the protein MERAIVSASAGAVNILLRKLGTMLIQEAQLLGGFRSEMQLMKDELESMTAFHQDVAERANSSKQFKIWMKQVREFAYDVEDCVDEFTHHLGSSTSGSGPAEFFHRCIFFLRTARVRRQIAKQIKELKVRATIISDRNSRYSGDHLISGAEGAFAAQPAVADTISLDVHIHAPFSEITDLVGIEGRQCNLVNWLVDERVEQLLVISILGFGGLGKTTLAMTTYQTVSATFQCQAFVTVSQKFDVKALIRDIIRQIIQPVERNCPTFTEEPLKGMEEWDAGQLANILRQYLEEKRYLIVLDDVWTISAWEGIRVFLPNSRTGSRIVVTTRSKTVTQACCLREHDKAYDIEPLTDSESRELFFKRLFGNRDNCPTVLTEISEKILGKCGGIPLAIVSIAGLLASRSVHSSDHWEKIYNSLGTELETSPWLAKLKKILELSYNDLPYYLKACFLYLCNYPEDHKVRRKSVMRRWIAERFVTEKRGLSALEVAENYFNELLNRGIVHPVDMSFDGKVKTFRVHDLMLEIIITKSMEDNFITFIGEQHSLAPQEKIRRLSFHGGSNKYIATSKMVSHVRSLSIFADGEILQFAWMKLLRILDLEGCEFARNGNLENICTLFQLEYLSVRNTYVTQLPLQIGNLKKLETLDVRDTGIKHLPPHIIKLPNLSNLLGWRRIYNYSGLYPLSEFWGMHIPEKLGNLEMLTTLAQIGITNSNSHSISELGKLSQLKKLGVMMFVDDDMNWISLISAIANLSSLQSLLIWRPHGVMNFRILDTLSRPPIFLKSINFRGKLGQLPKWIGSLANLTELTLRATELESNDHMKILALLPSLLYLRLHHSAYTGTHLAFYASEFTSLTLLTIHLGVKQALNLRFEEGTAPKLHRLELSFFEEASIQRPSGINFLSNLQEVLIHADRDDNSAGMVQYLMDEASRNPNKPTVTFKAKQWKPTGTRRDPPIDYMGNTWF